From a single Eleginops maclovinus isolate JMC-PN-2008 ecotype Puerto Natales chromosome 2, JC_Emac_rtc_rv5, whole genome shotgun sequence genomic region:
- the etfbkmt gene encoding electron transfer flavoprotein beta subunit lysine methyltransferase isoform X1, whose product MNMLGLLTPQTRNVKVFIEVFRPTTRHRCSSASCQSDDYIRKFILENTEIAGKQSLTPQIKLRLFTPNCRFWRERPELWPFDDPYWAIYWPGGQALSRFLLDNPVVCRGKTVLDLGSGCGASAIAAKLSGAAHVVANDIDTVAAVATHMNSELNGLAPPACLSNNMIGSQPEGFDLILLGDMFYEEALATSLHSWLDRCIKTQGTKVLIGDPGRAQFEEHSIRRLLHQLAEFELPRSVREENYGLTCSSVWCYRPEL is encoded by the exons ATGAACATGTTGGGCTTGTTAACTCCACAAACTCGTAATGTTAAAGTATTTATAGAAGTGTTTAGACCAACAACCCGACATAGATGTTCCTCAGCGAGCTGTCAGTCTGATGATTATATCCGCaagtttattttagaaaacacaGAGATAGCTGGAAAGCAGAGTCTGACCCCACAAATCAAACTAAGGCTGTTTAcaccaaactgcagattttGGAGAGAAAGACCGGAGCTCTGGCCTTTTGACGACCCTTACTGGGCCATATACTGGCCAGGAGGACAGGCACTCTCAAG GTTTCTCCTGGATAACCCTGTGGTGTGTCGGGGTAAGACAGTTCTGGATCTGGGCAGCGGCTGTGGAGCCTCAGCCATCGCTGCGAAACTGAGTGGTGCTGCTCATGTTGTTGCAAATGACATTGACACTG TTGCAGCCGTTGCCACCCACATGAACTCTGAGCTGAACGGCCTGGCGCCGCCTGCTTGTCTGTCCAACAACATGATTGGTTCGCAGCCTGAGGGCTTCGACCTAATCCTCTTGGGGGACATGTTCTATGAGGAGGCCCTCGCCACCAGCCTTCACAGCTGGCTGGACCGCTGCATCAAAACCCAGGGCACCAAAGTCCTGATCGGAGATCCTGGAAGAGCCCAGTTCGAGGAACACAGCATCCGACGCCTCCTGCATCAGCTGGCTGAGTTTGAGCTTCCCAGAtctgtcagagaggagaactACGGTCTGACCTGCAGCAGTGTTTGGTGCTACCGTCCTGAACTCTGA
- the etfbkmt gene encoding electron transfer flavoprotein beta subunit lysine methyltransferase isoform X2, with protein sequence MNLKKRQLVGDWRATLLEGFWRERPELWPFDDPYWAIYWPGGQALSRFLLDNPVVCRGKTVLDLGSGCGASAIAAKLSGAAHVVANDIDTVAAVATHMNSELNGLAPPACLSNNMIGSQPEGFDLILLGDMFYEEALATSLHSWLDRCIKTQGTKVLIGDPGRAQFEEHSIRRLLHQLAEFELPRSVREENYGLTCSSVWCYRPEL encoded by the exons atgaatttgaagaaacgtcagctggtcggagattggagagcaacgttactGGAGGG attttGGAGAGAAAGACCGGAGCTCTGGCCTTTTGACGACCCTTACTGGGCCATATACTGGCCAGGAGGACAGGCACTCTCAAG GTTTCTCCTGGATAACCCTGTGGTGTGTCGGGGTAAGACAGTTCTGGATCTGGGCAGCGGCTGTGGAGCCTCAGCCATCGCTGCGAAACTGAGTGGTGCTGCTCATGTTGTTGCAAATGACATTGACACTG TTGCAGCCGTTGCCACCCACATGAACTCTGAGCTGAACGGCCTGGCGCCGCCTGCTTGTCTGTCCAACAACATGATTGGTTCGCAGCCTGAGGGCTTCGACCTAATCCTCTTGGGGGACATGTTCTATGAGGAGGCCCTCGCCACCAGCCTTCACAGCTGGCTGGACCGCTGCATCAAAACCCAGGGCACCAAAGTCCTGATCGGAGATCCTGGAAGAGCCCAGTTCGAGGAACACAGCATCCGACGCCTCCTGCATCAGCTGGCTGAGTTTGAGCTTCCCAGAtctgtcagagaggagaactACGGTCTGACCTGCAGCAGTGTTTGGTGCTACCGTCCTGAACTCTGA